A part of Prolixibacteraceae bacterium genomic DNA contains:
- a CDS encoding RagB/SusD family nutrient uptake outer membrane protein, which yields MRKSYLILYLFILSVVATSCSKDFLDRQPLDQISTADYWSSSNDLELYANQFYKSFPSHGTGYGRGIFAKDNGSDNFVPTNFNNRLNGTVDIPSKNGGWGWGNIRKVNYFLENCDKVTGDDINRKSFIAEVRFFRAYYYYSLVKQFGDVPWYDHVLNTNSEELYKPRDPRNIVVDNIILDLDYAIENLKASKTQTKLRITKEVALLFKSRVCLYEGTWEKYHNGTVFGVKDANPTKYLELAASASKALIDMGSCQVYNDGNPKSSYFSLFNKKDYSSVSEVLLWRKYDVSLTQRHNLQRYLQKGTGGTGMSKDFCDSYLDMNGKPLALSTMTNSYHTLNEMVENRDPRFKQSLFVPGDIKISNRPNGAPNVIYELPPIQLTSDEKCTTGLANKKGLDTDYNQSYAHWLGTTGAIIFRYAEALLNYAEAKAELGSITQDDLDISINKLRDRVGMVHLELGAIVADPNWKFPTLTPIINEVRRERRIEMVATGYRFDDLMRWRAASIFKGKRPKGMLYKGADLEGKYLDDKGKDIIVIGRNLYIDKNGFIDPYQKSLPNGYGFDENRDYLKPFPSDQLTINEKLKQNPGWD from the coding sequence ATGAGAAAATCATACCTAATATTATATCTATTTATCCTTAGTGTCGTGGCAACATCTTGTTCTAAGGATTTTTTAGACAGACAACCTCTAGATCAGATATCTACCGCAGACTATTGGTCTAGTTCGAATGATCTTGAACTTTATGCAAATCAGTTTTATAAGTCTTTCCCATCTCATGGTACGGGGTATGGAAGAGGTATCTTCGCAAAAGATAATGGTTCCGACAATTTTGTTCCTACAAACTTTAATAATCGTTTAAATGGTACCGTGGACATCCCTTCTAAAAATGGAGGATGGGGCTGGGGAAATATTCGTAAGGTGAACTATTTCCTAGAAAACTGTGATAAGGTAACAGGAGACGACATAAATAGAAAGAGTTTTATTGCAGAAGTACGTTTTTTTCGTGCATACTACTATTACTCTTTGGTTAAACAGTTTGGTGATGTCCCTTGGTATGACCATGTACTTAATACCAACTCGGAAGAACTATACAAACCAAGAGATCCTCGTAATATTGTGGTAGATAATATTATATTAGATTTAGATTACGCTATTGAGAATCTTAAAGCAAGTAAAACGCAAACTAAATTGCGTATTACCAAAGAGGTCGCTTTGCTTTTTAAATCTAGAGTATGTCTTTACGAAGGAACTTGGGAGAAATACCATAATGGAACTGTGTTTGGGGTTAAAGATGCTAATCCAACCAAATATCTAGAGTTGGCTGCTTCTGCATCTAAAGCACTTATTGATATGGGATCTTGCCAAGTATATAACGATGGCAATCCAAAGTCAAGCTACTTCTCTCTATTCAACAAGAAAGACTACAGCTCTGTTTCAGAAGTTCTACTATGGCGAAAATACGACGTGAGTCTAACCCAACGTCACAACCTACAGCGTTATCTTCAAAAAGGTACTGGAGGAACAGGTATGAGTAAAGACTTTTGTGACTCATATCTAGATATGAATGGAAAACCATTAGCATTAAGTACGATGACAAATTCTTATCATACTTTAAATGAAATGGTAGAAAATCGTGATCCACGTTTTAAACAATCTCTCTTTGTTCCTGGCGATATTAAAATAAGCAATAGACCCAATGGTGCTCCAAATGTAATTTATGAGTTGCCTCCAATTCAATTGACTAGTGATGAAAAATGCACTACCGGTTTAGCAAATAAAAAAGGCTTAGATACCGATTATAACCAAAGTTATGCCCATTGGCTTGGTACTACAGGAGCGATTATCTTTCGTTATGCTGAGGCTCTATTAAACTATGCAGAAGCTAAAGCAGAACTTGGTTCTATCACTCAAGATGATTTGGATATTTCGATCAATAAACTAAGAGATAGAGTTGGAATGGTTCATCTAGAACTAGGCGCCATTGTTGCAGACCCTAACTGGAAGTTCCCAACGCTCACACCTATAATTAATGAAGTGCGTCGAGAACGACGCATCGAGATGGTGGCTACAGGATATCGTTTTGATGATCTAATGAGATGGAGAGCTGCCAGTATATTCAAAGGAAAACGTCCCAAAGGTATGTTATATAAAGGTGCTGATTTAGAAGGGAAATATCTCGATGACAAAGGAAAAGATATCATTGTCATCGGAAGGAACCTCTATATTGATAAGAATGGTTTTATCGATCCTTATCAAAAATCTCTACCTAATGGATATGGTTTTGATGAAAATAGAGACTACCTGAAACCTTTTCCTTCCGATCAATTAACTATAAACGAAAAACTGAAGCAGAATCCTGGGTGGGATTAA
- a CDS encoding TonB-dependent receptor, with amino-acid sequence MNITKSSSIYDRMHRWSNLLAKRITLTTALFIVGSSLSFADEYQSTSSEKSLAETNIAQNKQRTIKGVVLDHNGESLPGATIAVMGGNTGTITDVNGAFMLKVNTETSQIKISFVGMKSQIVTLGDKKDFKIILQSDAIGLQEVVAIGYGTQKKANLTGSVASVGSEALEDRPVANTTDALQGKVAGLTISSTNFGGQPGKAKSIRIRGFSSLTKGSGNPYVLVDGVDMSMNDVDPDDIEDITVLKDAASSAIYGARAAYGVILITTKKGKGKVRVRYSNNFSFAKAVHLPAVVDSPVFARYFNDASRNDGSGDVFTPEMLGRIDQYYKDPTSITNMKPWPNDPTQWGTFQNANANTNWYDVHFKEWTPSQKHNVNLSGSTEKTSYYLSLGYYDQSGILNYGDESYKRYTLNTKLDSKVNDWLKVKSNINYTKNSTDFPSYDMFLFLHNLSRIWPNNPLRDENGFYTNPSRIENLTNGGRAEREYNRLAVSVGVDLEPIKNWVTSVKYNTKINSDHGSKESQKVYTYSVQGEKRPVIPQSGYRTDSRTSVISTPQIFSTYKFSLKDHNFKIMAGAEQVLSTYESKWLNKKDLVTSVVPSVSTAVGDLTGDDSKGHWSTQSVFSRFNYNYKEKYLMEINWRADGSSKFREEKRWGSFPSISMGWDMAKESFLSSLNFNQLKLRASYGSLGNQSVPNYQYIELMKVKTELPWIINGERPIYTEAPNIISSDLTWETVTMKTIGLDFALLNNRLSGSVEAYERLTSDMFGPANTLPSTLGTGVPKENNAELRTRGWELALTWKDQIGNFKYSITGTLADYTGEIIKYKNDKKLLNSSYEGKKLGEIWGYESNGLFQSEQEIKDAPDQSKISKKGWFPGDVRYDDLNGDGVINWGKNTVDDSGDKHIIGNATPRYQYGVTFEAKWKGIDFSMFWQGIGKRDIWLNGPGFFGASGGMWQSVAYAEHMDYWTPENTDAYYARPYFRNGGKNQQVSSRYLQDASYIRLKNMQIGYTFPKHVLEKVSIQRLRFYVSGENLMTFSNMSDIFDPEAFKGKRGAAKIYPLQMVFSAGVNISF; translated from the coding sequence ATGAATATAACCAAATCAAGTTCTATCTATGATAGAATGCATCGTTGGAGTAATTTGTTAGCGAAACGAATAACTCTTACTACAGCTCTATTTATCGTTGGAAGTAGCCTCTCTTTTGCTGATGAATATCAAAGTACATCCTCAGAAAAGAGTCTTGCTGAAACAAATATAGCACAGAATAAACAGCGAACGATAAAGGGGGTTGTCCTTGATCATAATGGCGAATCCCTACCAGGTGCAACCATAGCTGTGATGGGAGGAAATACAGGAACTATCACAGATGTAAATGGTGCATTTATGTTAAAAGTGAATACAGAAACATCCCAAATAAAGATCTCATTTGTTGGAATGAAATCCCAAATAGTAACTCTGGGTGATAAGAAAGACTTTAAAATAATACTACAATCTGATGCTATTGGCCTACAAGAAGTCGTGGCCATTGGTTATGGAACCCAGAAGAAAGCTAATCTAACTGGATCTGTCGCATCAGTTGGTTCTGAAGCCTTAGAAGATCGTCCTGTGGCTAACACAACAGATGCACTTCAAGGAAAAGTAGCTGGATTAACTATCTCTTCCACTAACTTTGGAGGACAGCCAGGAAAAGCAAAATCAATTCGTATTCGAGGATTTTCATCATTAACTAAGGGGAGTGGTAATCCTTATGTTTTAGTAGATGGAGTCGATATGTCTATGAATGACGTAGACCCAGATGATATCGAAGATATCACGGTCCTTAAGGATGCTGCTTCTTCTGCTATCTATGGAGCTAGAGCTGCTTATGGGGTAATTCTGATTACCACCAAAAAAGGAAAAGGAAAAGTGCGGGTTAGATATAGCAACAACTTCTCCTTTGCAAAAGCGGTACATCTTCCAGCAGTTGTCGACTCTCCAGTGTTTGCTCGATACTTTAATGATGCTTCTCGAAATGATGGTAGTGGCGATGTATTTACTCCTGAAATGTTGGGACGAATTGACCAATATTATAAAGATCCAACGAGCATTACGAATATGAAACCGTGGCCTAATGATCCAACTCAATGGGGAACGTTTCAAAATGCCAATGCGAACACCAATTGGTATGATGTTCACTTTAAAGAGTGGACTCCAAGTCAGAAACATAATGTTAACTTGAGTGGTTCTACTGAAAAAACAAGCTACTATCTTTCTCTTGGTTATTACGATCAATCTGGAATATTGAATTATGGGGATGAGAGCTATAAGAGGTATACCTTAAATACAAAATTAGACTCGAAAGTAAATGACTGGCTAAAGGTGAAGTCAAATATTAATTATACTAAAAACAGTACTGATTTCCCTAGTTATGACATGTTTCTTTTCCTTCATAATTTATCACGAATTTGGCCAAACAATCCATTAAGAGATGAGAATGGATTTTATACAAACCCTTCTAGGATCGAAAATCTTACGAACGGTGGAAGAGCTGAAAGAGAATATAATCGTTTGGCAGTAAGTGTAGGCGTGGATCTTGAGCCTATTAAAAATTGGGTTACTTCTGTAAAGTATAATACCAAAATAAATTCAGATCATGGCTCTAAAGAGTCCCAAAAGGTCTATACTTATAGTGTGCAGGGTGAAAAAAGACCTGTAATACCTCAAAGTGGATATCGAACTGATTCTAGAACCTCTGTGATTAGTACTCCTCAAATTTTCTCAACCTACAAATTCTCTCTTAAGGATCATAACTTTAAAATTATGGCCGGAGCAGAACAGGTTTTAAGTACTTATGAAAGCAAGTGGTTGAACAAGAAAGATTTAGTAACCTCCGTTGTGCCTTCTGTTAGTACAGCTGTCGGCGATTTAACTGGAGATGACTCTAAAGGTCACTGGTCTACACAAAGTGTATTCTCTCGTTTTAACTATAATTATAAAGAGAAATATTTAATGGAGATCAATTGGCGAGCCGATGGTTCATCGAAATTTAGAGAAGAGAAACGGTGGGGATCATTCCCTTCAATATCTATGGGGTGGGATATGGCAAAAGAGTCGTTCCTTTCATCATTAAACTTTAATCAATTAAAGCTAAGAGCCTCTTATGGATCTTTAGGAAATCAGAGTGTCCCAAATTACCAATATATTGAATTGATGAAGGTGAAGACGGAATTGCCATGGATTATCAATGGAGAGCGACCAATATACACAGAGGCACCTAATATCATTAGTTCGGATCTAACTTGGGAGACCGTTACCATGAAAACCATAGGTCTAGATTTCGCTCTATTAAACAACCGTTTGTCAGGTTCTGTTGAGGCCTATGAACGATTAACTTCTGATATGTTTGGACCGGCAAACACACTCCCTTCTACTTTGGGTACAGGTGTTCCTAAAGAGAACAATGCTGAATTAAGAACTAGAGGTTGGGAATTAGCACTTACTTGGAAAGACCAAATTGGAAACTTTAAATATAGCATCACGGGAACCCTTGCAGATTATACTGGTGAAATCATAAAGTATAAAAACGATAAGAAGCTATTGAATAGTAGCTATGAAGGAAAGAAGTTGGGTGAAATATGGGGATATGAATCCAATGGTCTTTTTCAATCAGAACAGGAGATCAAAGATGCACCAGATCAATCTAAAATATCCAAAAAGGGTTGGTTTCCTGGTGATGTGAGATATGATGATCTGAATGGAGATGGTGTTATAAACTGGGGAAAAAATACCGTGGATGATTCAGGTGATAAACACATTATTGGAAATGCAACTCCTCGATACCAATATGGTGTTACTTTTGAGGCAAAATGGAAGGGGATTGACTTCTCAATGTTCTGGCAAGGAATAGGAAAGAGAGACATATGGCTTAATGGTCCTGGTTTCTTCGGTGCATCTGGTGGTATGTGGCAATCTGTTGCATATGCAGAACATATGGACTATTGGACACCTGAAAATACCGATGCATACTATGCTCGCCCATACTTCAGAAATGGGGGGAAGAATCAACAAGTTTCTTCAAGATATCTTCAGGATGCTTCATATATAAGATTGAAAAATATGCAAATAGGATATACATTCCCAAAACATGTCTTAGAGAAAGTATCTATTCAAAGGCTTAGATTCTATGTCTCAGGAGAGAACCTGATGACTTTCTCTAATATGAGTGATATTTTCGATCCAGAAGCCTTCAAAGGCAAAAGAGGAGCTGCTAAGATCTATCCTCTTCAGATGGTATTCTCAGCAGGTGTGAATATCAGTTTTTAA
- a CDS encoding helix-turn-helix domain-containing protein, translated as MNRVKIVLAEKAKTNKWLAEQLGKSLTTVSRWCTNETQPSIETVVEIAEILDVDARELIVSTKQNKQ; from the coding sequence ATAAATAGGGTTAAAATTGTTCTTGCGGAGAAAGCCAAGACGAACAAATGGTTAGCAGAGCAGTTGGGCAAAAGCTTAACGACAGTTTCGAGATGGTGTACCAATGAAACACAGCCAAGTATTGAGACAGTGGTAGAGATCGCCGAGATATTAGATGTGGATGCAAGAGAATTAATTGTGTCTACCAAACAGAATAAACAATAG
- a CDS encoding phosphatidylserine decarboxylase yields the protein MKQIQYIDRESGQLCIEKIPGEKWLKWLYNKPFGRLSLHYLIKRKFISSYVGKYMDTRKSTCYISDFIRNHGIDLLEYKKEKLEDYKTFNDFFCRKIKPSARPIDDDFVSPADGKILAFKNIRNVKEFFVKGASFNLEEFLGSEELADKYKDGSMIIVRLAPKDYHRYHFPADGIIRKANDIKGHYYSVSPLALQKSLRIFCANCRSYSILETQKYGDVLYSEVGATFVGSIIQTYAPDSHVKKGAEKGYFAYGGSTLVLLFEKGKIQIDEDLLENTANGLETYVPMGRKIAS from the coding sequence ATGAAACAAATTCAATATATCGATAGAGAAAGTGGTCAATTATGCATCGAGAAAATTCCCGGTGAAAAATGGCTTAAATGGTTGTATAACAAACCATTTGGTCGTTTAAGTTTGCACTATTTGATTAAGCGTAAATTCATCTCTTCCTATGTCGGAAAGTATATGGATACACGCAAGTCAACATGTTATATCAGCGACTTTATAAGGAACCATGGTATCGATCTACTTGAATACAAGAAAGAGAAGCTAGAAGACTACAAAACCTTTAACGACTTCTTCTGTCGTAAAATCAAACCGAGTGCGCGTCCTATTGACGACGATTTTGTCTCTCCAGCAGATGGAAAAATACTTGCATTTAAGAACATACGCAACGTCAAAGAGTTCTTCGTGAAAGGGGCCTCGTTTAACCTAGAAGAGTTCTTGGGATCAGAAGAGTTAGCTGACAAATATAAGGATGGAAGTATGATTATTGTGCGTCTAGCACCTAAAGACTACCACCGTTACCATTTTCCAGCCGATGGTATTATCCGCAAAGCGAATGATATCAAAGGACACTACTACTCCGTATCTCCCTTGGCGCTACAGAAAAGTTTGAGAATATTTTGTGCCAACTGTCGTAGTTATAGTATTCTGGAAACCCAAAAATATGGTGATGTGCTCTATTCAGAGGTAGGAGCAACCTTTGTAGGGTCAATTATTCAAACATATGCACCAGACAGCCACGTGAAGAAAGGGGCTGAGAAAGGATATTTCGCATATGGAGGTTCCACTCTTGTACTGCTATTTGAAAAAGGCAAGATTCAGATCGATGAAGACCTTCTTGAAAATACAGCCAATGGATTAGAAACATACGTTCCAATGGGGCGCAAGATTGCAAGCTAA
- a CDS encoding AAA family ATPase, giving the protein MIEYVEIEGFKSINKLGLELKPINVFIGSNGAGKSNFVSFFKMIHAIFNQQLQRYVMEEKSDNILHFGRKYSKHLFGKIIFDESSDHNNAYWFRMGQTNQGGLFIEEEGSGYNVDREDNDTNYFIKTNRLETSITNSSFVRDRYLRKDLSEIQIYHFHDTSATSMLRRECDVNDNRHLKTDGRNLPAFLYYLQQVHPKLFLRIEKTIQSIAPYINNLILEPRRLNPNEIELRWVEKGDPDSNFSAYQFSDGTLRFIALTTVLMQPEPPNVIVIDEPELGLHPQAIQKLAGLIKMTSNRTQLILSTQSVNLVDCFDVDDVVTVDRNEVENQSVFHRLDQLQLSEWLEEHTLGELWERNIINSAQPFLK; this is encoded by the coding sequence ATGATAGAGTATGTTGAAATAGAGGGGTTTAAATCCATAAATAAATTAGGATTAGAGTTAAAGCCTATCAATGTTTTTATTGGAAGTAATGGAGCTGGTAAGAGTAATTTTGTCTCTTTCTTTAAGATGATACATGCTATCTTTAACCAACAGCTACAGCGTTATGTGATGGAGGAGAAGAGTGATAATATACTTCATTTTGGAAGGAAATATTCGAAGCATCTGTTTGGTAAGATAATCTTTGATGAATCCAGTGACCATAATAATGCGTACTGGTTTAGAATGGGACAGACAAACCAAGGGGGATTGTTTATTGAAGAAGAAGGTTCTGGTTATAATGTAGATAGAGAGGACAATGATACAAATTATTTTATTAAAACAAATAGACTTGAAACTTCCATCACAAATAGTTCATTTGTAAGAGATCGCTATTTGAGAAAAGATCTATCAGAGATCCAGATCTATCATTTTCATGATACGTCAGCTACCTCTATGTTGCGAAGAGAGTGTGATGTGAACGATAATAGGCATCTGAAGACGGATGGTCGTAATTTACCTGCTTTCCTCTATTATCTTCAACAGGTTCATCCAAAACTTTTCTTGCGTATTGAGAAAACCATTCAATCTATCGCTCCCTATATTAATAATCTAATCTTAGAGCCTAGACGTTTAAACCCGAATGAGATAGAGTTGCGTTGGGTAGAAAAAGGAGACCCAGATTCAAACTTCTCAGCCTATCAGTTTTCGGATGGTACATTGAGGTTTATTGCTTTGACGACTGTTCTGATGCAACCAGAACCTCCCAATGTTATTGTGATTGATGAGCCTGAGTTGGGATTACATCCTCAAGCAATTCAGAAATTAGCTGGTCTGATCAAAATGACATCCAATAGAACCCAATTAATACTCTCTACCCAGTCGGTTAACCTTGTGGACTGTTTTGATGTCGACGATGTGGTGACAGTGGATCGAAATGAAGTGGAGAATCAATCGGTATTTCATCGTTTAGATCAATTGCAACTGTCAGAGTGGCTTGAAGAGCATACTTTGGGTGAGTTATGGGAACGAAATATTATTAACTCTGCTCAACCTTTCTTAAAATGA
- the tnpA gene encoding IS200/IS605 family transposase: protein MTQSLSQVHVHIVFSTKNIQKLIPENLRDALQRYIIGCLHSIESHVEAIYINPDHLHILCTLPRTIPIMTLVTKIKSPSSIWMKKHGSPSFSWQGGYAIFSVSKSNLSMVKRYILNQPNHHKQVGYKEELMFFLNKLGIEYQEQYLWD, encoded by the coding sequence ATGACACAATCTTTATCTCAAGTACATGTACATATCGTATTTTCGACAAAAAATATTCAGAAACTCATACCTGAAAATCTAAGGGATGCATTACAACGTTATATTATTGGGTGCTTACATTCCATCGAATCTCATGTAGAAGCGATATATATCAATCCTGATCATCTCCATATTTTGTGTACTCTACCTCGCACAATCCCGATCATGACCTTGGTTACAAAAATAAAATCTCCGTCTAGTATATGGATGAAAAAACATGGGAGTCCATCCTTTTCATGGCAAGGTGGCTACGCAATATTCTCGGTCAGTAAAAGCAACCTTTCAATGGTAAAAAGATATATCCTTAATCAACCCAATCACCACAAACAGGTGGGATATAAGGAAGAATTGATGTTCTTTTTAAATAAATTGGGGATTGAATATCAAGAACAATACCTGTGGGATTAA
- a CDS encoding RloB family protein — protein sequence MSRKRKGRGLNLKYAVLGEGITEQWYLKHLKDLKGYKYSIRPSLFADIGIEKAEDIIDELISGGCDQIFFLTDYDTIINQNKKAQFKKLVDKYKDEEGVFICDSMPSIEYWFLLHFTYTTKEYLNYEQIEQDLKKHIPDYKKKIKYLTEDRWFKQLMSNGDLDKACSHAQKGLKKYQKGNVGEHFPFTKIADIIREFEKQKNNQ from the coding sequence ATGAGTAGAAAACGAAAAGGTAGAGGACTCAATTTAAAATATGCCGTACTTGGAGAAGGAATAACAGAACAGTGGTATCTAAAGCACCTAAAAGATCTAAAGGGGTACAAATACAGTATCCGTCCATCACTATTTGCAGACATAGGAATTGAAAAAGCAGAAGATATTATCGACGAACTTATCTCTGGTGGTTGCGACCAAATATTCTTCCTTACAGACTACGACACCATTATTAACCAGAATAAAAAAGCACAGTTCAAAAAGCTAGTTGATAAATACAAAGATGAAGAAGGGGTATTTATATGCGATAGTATGCCTAGCATCGAATATTGGTTCTTGTTGCATTTTACATACACAACCAAAGAATATCTCAACTATGAGCAAATTGAACAAGACCTAAAGAAGCATATCCCCGACTATAAGAAAAAAATAAAATACTTAACAGAAGATCGATGGTTCAAGCAACTTATGAGTAATGGAGACCTTGATAAGGCTTGTTCACATGCACAAAAAGGGTTAAAAAAATATCAAAAAGGAAATGTTGGAGAACATTTCCCTTTTACTAAAATTGCTGATATTATTAGAGAATTCGAAAAACAAAAAAACAACCAATAA
- a CDS encoding DUF4276 family protein, translating into MKRVVIIGEGPTEQEFCKDLLQPLFNEYQCYIQVPKIKKSQGGIVHWNSLKKEIALYLEDRSVYVTTLLDYYGIESKHEFPKWDEAQNIVDKTKRMDFLEQAMADDLDSSVRYRFIPYLQLHEFEGLLFSDVQVIEDNFELNEFNDLPYLKDTELHYLNPEDINSGKGTAPSKRLERIFKNYNKVVYGSLLASAIGLGKIRSKCPRFNQWIDKLLSLK; encoded by the coding sequence ATGAAAAGAGTCGTAATCATAGGAGAAGGCCCTACAGAGCAAGAGTTTTGCAAGGATCTGTTGCAACCATTATTTAATGAATATCAGTGTTATATTCAGGTGCCAAAGATTAAGAAATCACAAGGAGGTATCGTTCATTGGAATAGCCTAAAGAAAGAGATTGCGCTTTATCTAGAAGATCGAAGTGTGTATGTCACCACTCTACTCGATTATTACGGTATAGAGTCCAAACATGAATTTCCTAAGTGGGATGAGGCTCAAAATATTGTGGATAAAACAAAGCGAATGGATTTTTTAGAACAAGCCATGGCTGACGACTTAGATTCATCGGTTCGTTATCGCTTTATCCCATATCTTCAATTACATGAGTTTGAAGGGTTGTTGTTTAGTGATGTCCAAGTCATTGAAGATAATTTTGAATTGAACGAATTTAATGATCTTCCCTACCTAAAAGATACTGAATTACACTATTTAAATCCAGAAGATATTAATAGTGGTAAAGGTACTGCTCCTTCAAAACGATTAGAACGTATCTTTAAGAATTATAATAAAGTTGTCTATGGTTCTTTGTTGGCAAGTGCGATTGGCTTAGGTAAGATAAGGAGCAAATGCCCAAGATTTAATCAGTGGATAGATAAGCTGTTATCTTTAAAATAA
- a CDS encoding DUF6266 family protein, with product MAIIKKGHVSGTVGPVVFYHAYGVDIVRSRPECVKPRSLKQLAQQMKMKLTMCFLYGIRDIVKISFQSNKPYVNGHIMARSAILKTSFIGTYPNLSLNYPEIVLSGSSERIIQSITASYNGETLDLKLQFKPRWKENKYSLLIVQQADEEDQSTYKHGPFSPCINDHYHLTLCHRSYHRENQSFWVMLYDPLHAYIYGSCYLELSIHDTVPRTFSYNDDLD from the coding sequence ATGGCTATAATTAAAAAAGGTCACGTGAGTGGCACGGTAGGTCCAGTTGTGTTTTACCATGCATATGGTGTGGATATTGTACGTTCGCGTCCCGAATGTGTCAAACCTAGATCCCTCAAACAGTTGGCACAGCAGATGAAAATGAAGCTCACTATGTGCTTTCTTTATGGTATACGAGATATTGTGAAAATTAGTTTTCAGAGTAACAAACCCTATGTCAATGGACATATTATGGCTCGTTCAGCCATCCTGAAGACCTCCTTCATTGGAACATATCCCAACCTCTCCCTAAACTACCCCGAGATTGTTCTTAGTGGATCTTCAGAACGAATTATTCAATCCATCACGGCAAGTTACAACGGAGAGACCCTTGATCTCAAACTGCAATTTAAGCCGCGTTGGAAAGAGAACAAATACTCCCTTCTGATAGTACAACAGGCGGATGAGGAAGACCAAAGTACATATAAGCATGGCCCTTTCTCTCCATGCATAAATGACCACTACCATCTAACGCTTTGTCATCGCTCATACCATCGAGAAAATCAAAGTTTTTGGGTGATGCTGTACGATCCCCTTCATGCATATATTTATGGCAGTTGCTATCTGGAACTATCCATCCACGACACCGTCCCCAGAACTTTTAGCTATAACGACGATTTAGATTGA